GCAAGCTCGCGAGGTTTGGGACGCCAAGGCGCTGATTCATCGCCCGTTAGCCATTATCGAGACACGTTTGCAGCATCGGAAGGAAGATTTTCAATTTCTCCAAAAGCTGGCGATGGAGCTGGAAGACAAGCTGAACGAGCATATCCTTGCCGGACTCGACTGGGGGATTTGCCACGGAGACCTTCAAGGGAATTTTAATACGAACTTTTGTGAGGACAACACTTATACTCACTTTGATTTCGACCTGTGCGGATATGGCTGGCGGGCGTATGATCTGGCTGCTTTCAAGCTGAGCCGAATATTGATCGAAGAAGATGACGAACTGGTCGAGGCGCTATGGAGTGCTTTTCTAAAAGGATATATTGAGGTTCGTCCCTTATCTGAAAACGATCAGGCTGCGGTGTCGCTCATGACAGGTATTCGCCAATTGTGGCTAACGGGGCTGTGCATGCATGATCCTCATATCATGGGTAGCAGTGATTCGGATGATGCTTTCGTGAGTGAGAAGATGGAATTTTTTAAAAAATATTTCGCGTGAACGAGAAGCGTTTTGCAAAGCGTTGTCAGAAAAACATGCGCCCCGAAGTCAATGATAGGTAAGTCATACATTGACGAGAAAGAGGGAGAAAAGCATGTTACCGTACATCGGAAGTGGCCCATACTGCTACGCAAATTCTTCAGCTATGCTTTTGGAGACAATTGGGGAGAAGGTATCGCCTGCTGTACTTGAAGTCCTCTCTGGCGTAGGCATCGGGGCGATGTGGCATGAGGAGCAGAAAGTCATA
This genomic stretch from Brevibacillus brevis harbors:
- a CDS encoding homoserine kinase — encoded protein: MHLPVVYSTICENALQKVLQEAYPTEQIQSVHYMLRGMNDTYLVQTIDQKRIFRLYRSDWRTEEAAVAFEMELLLYLKRQGVSVSVPIADGSGNHVLRLQAAEGNRFGVLFTFACGKEQEIDTEELSERFGRAVAELHVKSEGFFTQQAREVWDAKALIHRPLAIIETRLQHRKEDFQFLQKLAMELEDKLNEHILAGLDWGICHGDLQGNFNTNFCEDNTYTHFDFDLCGYGWRAYDLAAFKLSRILIEEDDELVEALWSAFLKGYIEVRPLSENDQAAVSLMTGIRQLWLTGLCMHDPHIMGSSDSDDAFVSEKMEFFKKYFA